The proteins below come from a single Leptospiraceae bacterium genomic window:
- the mutY gene encoding A/G-specific adenine glycosylase, with protein sequence MTIQDKLLQWFLKNQRKLPFRENKDPYKIWISEVMLQQTRVTAMLPSYEKFITRFPDITSLAESTEEEVIQYWKGLGYYSRAINLRKGAVYLKENFQTKFPDSLDEALSVPGVGPYTARAVLSIAYNKEYAVLDGNVKRVLARYFLFKENISLSSSHKALQELADTFLNSKNPGDHNQAMMELGAMVCLQAPLCMLCPIQKGCLAFEKGKQAEFPIMGKEKTKLPIKQKFFFLEKDEKILVVKYKHRRFFKTIFTLPFLIEGSKLPSSYEDNSEFGKYLQTIEENLDWTKTGKHSITHHDIELQQARFSLDKKNLQTFEKILSSNLNSEKVEWKWIKKEDLKSEFPSSIAGKLV encoded by the coding sequence ATGACCATACAAGATAAACTACTCCAATGGTTTTTAAAGAACCAACGCAAACTTCCTTTCCGAGAAAACAAAGATCCTTATAAAATTTGGATTAGTGAAGTGATGTTGCAGCAAACAAGAGTAACCGCTATGCTTCCTTCGTATGAAAAATTTATTACTCGATTTCCCGATATTACAAGTCTTGCTGAATCTACCGAAGAGGAAGTAATTCAATACTGGAAAGGTCTTGGTTATTATTCTCGTGCAATTAATTTACGAAAAGGGGCAGTGTATTTAAAAGAGAATTTCCAAACAAAATTTCCTGACAGTCTCGATGAGGCTTTATCGGTTCCGGGCGTAGGTCCCTATACAGCTCGTGCAGTTTTGTCGATAGCGTATAACAAAGAGTATGCGGTATTGGACGGAAATGTGAAACGGGTTCTAGCAAGATATTTTTTATTCAAGGAAAATATTTCTCTTTCTTCCTCTCATAAAGCCTTACAAGAATTAGCCGATACTTTTTTGAATTCCAAAAATCCAGGTGATCATAATCAGGCGATGATGGAGCTAGGTGCAATGGTTTGTTTGCAAGCTCCCCTTTGTATGCTTTGCCCCATTCAAAAAGGTTGTCTTGCTTTTGAAAAAGGAAAACAGGCTGAGTTTCCAATCATGGGAAAAGAGAAGACGAAGTTACCAATTAAGCAAAAATTTTTCTTTCTTGAAAAAGACGAGAAGATACTCGTTGTTAAATACAAACACAGAAGGTTTTTTAAAACTATTTTTACTCTTCCGTTTTTGATTGAAGGGAGTAAACTTCCGTCTAGTTACGAAGACAATTCTGAATTCGGAAAATATCTACAAACTATCGAAGAAAATTTGGATTGGACGAAGACAGGCAAACATAGCATTACCCACCACGATATAGAATTACAACAAGCTAGATTTTCTCTTGATAAGAAAAATTTACAGACCTTTGAAAAGATTCTTTCTTCTAATTTGAATTCTGAAAAAGTAGAATGGAAATGGATTAAGAAAGAGGATCTGAAGTCGGAATTTCCTTCGTCGATAGCGGGGAAATTAGTATGA
- a CDS encoding UbiD family decarboxylase: MNNHKPLHSTREFVEELKKEKELLVIEDSVDPNLEIAEIQRRVVAKKGPALLFTNVIGSKFPVATNLYGSARRIQIAFGSRPVDLIRKIAHTAQNIMPPTPKKIWEARHLAFEALKVGLKKESSPRVMDNSITPVDIMQLPALKSWPMDAGRFITLPLVYTESPVNGKGNLGMYRIQFHDRDTTGMHIQIHRGGGFHHFEAEEKNVSLPCHIYVGGPPAMTLAAVAPMPEELSELIIASLLLGERLKITRNKKFSSLPIVSDSDFLLIGEIPPKVRQPEGPFGDHYGYYALQHDYPIMKVHGIHHRKDAIWPATVVGRPPQEDHFIAEFLQDLLSPMFPLVMPKAISVWAYEESGVHALAATVVKERYHKEAFTAALRILGEGHLSLSKCLLVTNEVIPLKDFRRTFITILERINLQTDVHIFSNISQDTLDYTGPKVNSGSKLILLGIGEKKNELVPAFRGKLKSKKFHSPTVFCPGALVISGPKYKSNDKALADLLKEPSIHDFLFVFLVDDAMDTCKSDHDFIWNIFTRFEPAGDISGNYNILRNHISYKNPIVIDCRLKDWYPPVLTPDMEIVKRVDNRFGKLLDTIQSPMDYII; encoded by the coding sequence ATGAACAACCATAAACCCCTTCACTCCACTCGCGAATTTGTTGAAGAATTAAAAAAAGAAAAAGAACTTTTAGTGATTGAAGATTCGGTAGATCCGAATTTAGAAATCGCGGAAATTCAAAGACGAGTAGTTGCTAAAAAAGGACCCGCACTTCTATTTACAAATGTAATTGGTTCAAAATTTCCAGTGGCTACTAACTTGTATGGCTCTGCTCGTAGAATTCAAATAGCATTTGGTTCACGTCCCGTTGATTTGATTCGAAAGATTGCGCATACCGCACAAAATATAATGCCACCAACTCCTAAAAAAATTTGGGAAGCAAGACATCTTGCATTTGAAGCGCTAAAGGTTGGTTTAAAAAAAGAAAGTTCTCCTCGTGTTATGGATAACAGCATTACCCCTGTGGATATAATGCAATTACCCGCTCTCAAATCTTGGCCTATGGACGCGGGACGTTTTATTACTTTGCCGCTTGTATATACAGAAAGTCCCGTGAATGGAAAGGGTAATCTCGGAATGTATCGAATCCAATTTCATGATCGTGATACAACCGGTATGCATATCCAAATTCATCGCGGAGGAGGATTTCATCATTTCGAAGCAGAGGAAAAAAATGTAAGTTTACCCTGCCATATCTATGTAGGTGGACCTCCAGCGATGACGTTAGCCGCCGTTGCTCCTATGCCAGAAGAGTTGAGTGAGTTAATTATTGCATCACTTCTTTTAGGAGAGAGATTAAAAATTACTCGTAATAAAAAATTTAGCAGTTTACCGATAGTATCCGATTCAGACTTTTTACTCATCGGAGAAATTCCTCCTAAAGTAAGACAACCAGAAGGTCCATTTGGAGACCATTATGGGTATTATGCGCTACAACACGATTATCCGATTATGAAAGTCCATGGAATTCATCACCGAAAGGATGCCATCTGGCCTGCAACTGTGGTTGGAAGACCTCCACAGGAAGATCATTTTATTGCCGAGTTTTTACAGGATTTACTTTCTCCTATGTTTCCACTTGTTATGCCTAAAGCAATTTCTGTTTGGGCGTATGAAGAGTCAGGTGTTCACGCGTTAGCCGCTACAGTTGTAAAGGAGAGATATCACAAGGAAGCGTTTACCGCCGCACTTCGAATTTTAGGAGAAGGACATCTCTCGCTGTCTAAATGTTTACTTGTGACTAATGAAGTTATTCCTCTAAAGGATTTTAGGAGAACATTTATAACAATTCTGGAGCGAATTAATTTACAAACTGATGTTCATATATTTTCTAATATCTCGCAGGATACTCTCGATTATACCGGACCCAAAGTAAACTCTGGAAGTAAACTCATTCTACTTGGAATTGGAGAAAAGAAAAATGAACTTGTTCCCGCTTTTCGAGGAAAGTTAAAGAGTAAAAAATTTCATTCGCCAACCGTTTTTTGTCCGGGTGCGTTAGTTATATCCGGTCCCAAGTATAAATCAAACGATAAAGCTCTTGCTGATTTACTAAAAGAACCTTCAATCCACGATTTTCTGTTTGTGTTTCTAGTCGATGATGCGATGGACACATGTAAATCGGATCATGATTTTATTTGGAATATATTTACTCGTTTTGAACCGGCAGGCGATATTTCCGGAAATTACAATATTCTTAGGAATCATATTTCTTATAAAAACCCTATCGTGATTGATTGTCGATTAAAGGATTGGTATCCGCCTGTATTGACCCCAGATATGGAAATCGTCAAAAGAGTAGATAATCGTTTTGGCAAATTATTAGATACCATTCAAAGTCCGATGGATTATATTATTTAA
- a CDS encoding SRPBCC family protein, translating to MFTTKVEAVIKAPIEKVFSYVRNLETMPEYNDFLKTAIWQDADKTNCTIRLNLSVLDIHADYKITEFVDKQRFVAKCSTSTVAFEDIYEFETRGKETFLRITDNLELKGILKFSEGFLRGIFGNEMHGNMERLVRNLER from the coding sequence ATGTTTACCACAAAAGTAGAAGCAGTTATTAAGGCCCCAATAGAAAAGGTTTTTTCCTATGTAAGAAATTTAGAAACTATGCCTGAATACAATGATTTTTTAAAGACAGCCATTTGGCAGGATGCGGATAAGACGAATTGCACTATACGACTAAATCTTTCGGTTCTTGATATTCATGCTGACTATAAAATTACCGAATTTGTAGATAAACAACGATTTGTCGCAAAATGTAGCACTTCAACCGTAGCATTTGAAGATATCTATGAATTCGAAACACGTGGAAAAGAGACATTTTTACGAATCACAGACAACTTAGAATTAAAAGGGATACTGAAATTCAGTGAAGGATTTTTACGAGGTATTTTTGGAAATGAAATGCATGGAAATATGGAGCGATTGGTTCGAAACCTAGAAAGATAA
- a CDS encoding alpha/beta hydrolase has protein sequence MRNFLFISILLFSHCSFFGKDKTSSPVPIEFHKYKIDAATLRYAEVNSKKQKLILFVHGSPGSWDAFSKYLEDPDLQKEAILISIDRYGYGGSMAGSPELSLGNQARSIKPILDKYALPILVVGHSYGGPVALQLAMDYPAQVTGLLLLAPSIDPDLEDILWYQRFADWKIIRWILPSFIDVSNQEILPLRFELQKMIHLWKDLKTPMVVIQGDNDSLVPPGNADYAERMYPDKSKLKIVRGDMNHFLLWNEYELVKREILELIKDYPR, from the coding sequence ATGAGAAATTTTCTTTTTATCAGTATTCTTTTATTTTCGCATTGTTCTTTTTTTGGTAAAGACAAAACATCTAGCCCTGTTCCAATTGAATTTCACAAATATAAAATAGATGCGGCAACTCTAAGATATGCGGAAGTTAATTCTAAAAAGCAAAAATTAATTTTATTTGTTCATGGATCCCCTGGTTCCTGGGATGCATTTTCCAAATACTTGGAAGACCCAGATTTACAAAAAGAAGCAATATTAATTTCGATAGATAGGTATGGTTATGGCGGCTCTATGGCAGGTTCTCCAGAATTATCCCTTGGGAACCAAGCTCGTTCTATTAAACCGATTTTAGATAAGTATGCACTGCCTATTCTAGTAGTCGGACATTCCTATGGTGGACCTGTGGCTTTGCAACTAGCCATGGATTATCCTGCACAAGTAACAGGATTACTTTTATTAGCCCCTTCTATAGATCCAGATTTAGAAGATATACTTTGGTACCAAAGATTTGCTGACTGGAAAATAATTCGCTGGATTTTACCTAGTTTTATTGATGTATCGAATCAAGAAATTTTGCCTCTTCGTTTTGAACTTCAAAAAATGATCCATCTCTGGAAAGATTTAAAGACACCGATGGTTGTAATCCAAGGAGACAATGATTCGCTCGTTCCACCGGGTAATGCAGATTATGCAGAGAGGATGTATCCAGATAAATCCAAACTAAAAATCGTTCGGGGAGATATGAATCATTTTCTGTTATGGAACGAATATGAATTAGTAAAACGGGAAATTTTGGAGTTAATAAAGGATTACCCGCGATGA
- a CDS encoding Rpn family recombination-promoting nuclease/putative transposase: protein MKLFSLTVDFAFKALFAPNPDLLMNLLNSFPSFQGFNRIKNLKVLNPEIPKEIFDEKLSILDIRAENENGENFLIEMQAFPQSSFSKRALYYWAKVYSRGLGKGRKYNTLKKVYSINFVNFPLWKEHSECISTFKLLETDRKFPLTDDLEIHIVELSKFLKDLENLQTDLDTWFYLLKEADNLKGESMKTLEKKNPSVKQAISELKTLSLTARNRELYEARRKAELDYASGMDDAFKEGLEKGIEQGIEKGIEKGIEKGMEGFYLGIQLNLETRFNFKDDSIMKQIRKSKDIEKLKKILIQSAKAKTFAEFKKSLK, encoded by the coding sequence ATGAAACTTTTTTCCCTTACGGTTGATTTTGCTTTCAAAGCACTCTTTGCTCCGAATCCAGACTTGCTTATGAATTTACTCAATTCTTTTCCCAGTTTTCAGGGTTTTAATCGGATTAAGAATCTAAAAGTATTAAACCCAGAAATACCAAAAGAAATTTTCGATGAGAAACTTTCCATTTTAGATATTAGGGCAGAAAACGAAAACGGAGAGAATTTTCTAATTGAAATGCAAGCATTTCCGCAATCCAGTTTTTCTAAACGTGCACTCTACTATTGGGCGAAAGTATATTCTAGAGGCTTGGGTAAGGGTCGAAAATACAATACCTTGAAAAAAGTTTACTCCATCAATTTTGTAAATTTTCCTTTGTGGAAGGAACATTCAGAGTGCATATCTACTTTCAAGTTGTTGGAAACGGATCGAAAATTTCCCTTGACAGATGATTTGGAAATTCATATCGTTGAACTATCTAAATTTCTAAAAGATTTAGAGAATTTACAAACAGATTTGGATACTTGGTTTTATTTGTTGAAGGAAGCTGATAACCTAAAAGGAGAGAGTATGAAAACTTTAGAAAAGAAAAATCCATCAGTGAAACAAGCTATCTCTGAATTAAAAACTCTTTCCCTTACAGCCAGAAACAGAGAATTATATGAAGCTCGCCGTAAAGCTGAATTGGATTATGCTTCTGGAATGGACGATGCTTTTAAGGAAGGTTTGGAAAAAGGCATAGAGCAAGGAATTGAGAAAGGTATCGAGAAAGGCATCGAGAAAGGCATGGAAGGTTTTTATCTTGGTATTCAGCTCAATTTGGAAACTCGTTTTAATTTCAAAGATGACTCTATCATGAAACAAATCCGAAAGAGTAAGGATATTGAAAAACTCAAAAAAATTCTTATCCAATCTGCCAAAGCAAAAACATTTGCAGAGTTTAAAAAGAGTTTGAAGTAA
- a CDS encoding radical SAM protein, translated as MPTKNYTYYDYTISLCSTCLKRISAKIIFEDEKVFMIKTCPTHGEERVLIATDIDYYKRCRNFLKPGESPLKFNTETLYGCPYDCGICPDHEQHSCLTVLEITDRCNLTCPTCYAESSPSHGRHKTLEEINTMLDIIVANEGYADVVQISGGEPTIHPQIFEIIALAKTKQIRHIMLNTNGIRIAKDKEFVKKLAEYKIGFEVYLQFDSFKKEALERLRGEDLREIRQKAIENLDEQNISTSLVVTVQKGVNEDEIGAIIDYALTKKCIRGVTFQPTQIAGRLQIFNPATDRYTMTEIRSAILNQTNVFTEKDLIPVPCNPDALVMGYALKLDNQVFPLTSMLDPEEILQNTGNTIVFERDEKLKGHLLKVFSTATSVDTITPELATMLCCLPNIAAPNLTYENVFRIIIMNFIDAYNFDVRSVKRSCVHIINDTSGKIIPFETMNLFYRGDKIKRLEELRGK; from the coding sequence ATGCCGACTAAAAATTACACCTATTACGATTACACGATTAGCCTCTGCTCTACTTGTCTTAAACGAATTAGTGCAAAGATTATTTTCGAAGACGAAAAAGTTTTTATGATTAAAACCTGTCCGACACACGGAGAAGAACGCGTGTTAATCGCAACAGATATAGACTACTACAAACGTTGCAGAAATTTTTTAAAGCCAGGAGAATCTCCTCTCAAATTTAATACGGAAACTCTTTATGGCTGTCCTTACGACTGTGGAATCTGTCCCGACCACGAACAGCATTCCTGCCTGACAGTTTTAGAAATTACAGATAGATGTAATCTCACCTGTCCCACTTGTTATGCGGAATCCAGTCCAAGTCATGGTCGCCACAAAACTCTAGAAGAAATAAATACAATGCTCGACATCATAGTGGCTAATGAAGGTTATGCAGACGTAGTACAAATCAGCGGAGGAGAGCCAACTATCCACCCACAAATATTTGAAATCATAGCCCTTGCCAAGACCAAGCAGATACGCCATATTATGCTTAATACCAATGGAATTCGAATTGCAAAGGACAAAGAATTTGTAAAAAAGCTTGCTGAATATAAGATTGGATTTGAAGTCTACTTGCAATTTGACTCCTTCAAAAAAGAAGCACTCGAAAGACTAAGAGGCGAAGATTTAAGAGAAATCAGACAAAAAGCAATCGAGAATTTGGACGAACAAAATATATCAACTTCGCTTGTAGTCACAGTTCAAAAAGGAGTCAATGAAGATGAAATCGGGGCAATTATAGATTACGCGCTAACAAAGAAATGTATTCGCGGAGTCACTTTCCAACCAACACAAATTGCAGGCAGACTCCAAATCTTCAATCCGGCTACTGACCGTTATACAATGACAGAAATTCGCTCTGCCATTTTAAATCAGACAAATGTATTTACGGAAAAAGATTTGATTCCTGTTCCCTGCAACCCGGATGCACTCGTCATGGGCTATGCACTCAAGCTGGATAATCAAGTGTTTCCGCTCACGAGTATGCTTGACCCAGAAGAAATTTTACAGAATACTGGAAATACAATCGTATTCGAGCGAGACGAAAAACTAAAAGGTCATCTTTTAAAAGTTTTCAGTACAGCTACCTCAGTCGATACGATTACACCTGAGTTAGCCACCATGCTCTGCTGTCTTCCTAATATCGCCGCCCCGAATCTAACCTATGAAAATGTATTTCGAATTATCATCATGAATTTTATCGATGCCTATAACTTCGATGTTCGTTCCGTCAAACGTTCTTGCGTGCATATTATCAATGATACAAGTGGGAAGATTATTCCCTTTGAAACGATGAATTTATTTTATCGTGGGGATAAGATCAAACGCTTAGAAGAATTGAGGGGAAAATAA
- the pdxH gene encoding pyridoxamine 5'-phosphate oxidase codes for MKQKIDNKNIFQMRRNYTRDGLLEKDVSRNAIDQFSIWFSDAKNSKIIEPNAMTLATSDKSGLATARVVLLKSFDEKGFIFFTNYESRKGKEIADTKKGTLLFFWDILERQVRIEGKIKKIAREDSETYFHSRPFESQIGALASNQSYVIRSREELENKYAELLEKHKGKVVPMPKHWGGYILEPRQIEFWQGRTSRLHDRILYTKKNKTWKIERLSP; via the coding sequence ATGAAACAAAAAATAGACAATAAGAATATTTTTCAAATGAGACGAAATTATACACGAGATGGACTTCTAGAAAAAGATGTAAGCAGAAATGCAATCGATCAATTTTCAATTTGGTTTAGCGATGCAAAAAATTCAAAGATCATAGAGCCAAATGCTATGACCCTGGCAACTTCTGACAAATCAGGATTAGCCACTGCAAGAGTTGTATTGTTAAAAAGTTTTGATGAAAAAGGATTTATCTTTTTTACAAACTACGAAAGTCGCAAAGGAAAAGAGATAGCTGATACAAAAAAAGGAACTCTTCTTTTTTTCTGGGACATTTTAGAAAGACAAGTGCGAATTGAAGGAAAAATAAAAAAAATTGCAAGAGAAGATTCAGAAACTTATTTTCACTCAAGACCTTTCGAAAGTCAAATTGGAGCTTTAGCATCTAATCAAAGTTATGTGATCAGGTCACGCGAAGAATTAGAAAATAAATACGCTGAACTTCTAGAGAAGCATAAAGGAAAAGTTGTTCCGATGCCAAAACATTGGGGCGGATATATTCTAGAACCGCGACAAATCGAATTCTGGCAAGGACGTACAAGCCGTTTACACGATAGAATCCTTTATACAAAAAAAAATAAAACATGGAAGATAGAAAGACTATCTCCTTAG
- a CDS encoding DUF1564 family protein: MITFQNKNEFVRKNINLEDTSVSTLLIPDYMYEQFRLKTKKYKGNTAVYLHSLLRRFRTITYSGMIPEPEKLKTTYQERNLDLRKVSFKPKNEDWVELGELALVYGKSRCWIFVFLLRLDLVNTWSSLVEAGLKKIVPMVNNLELGIFQELEMFSYTFARGYHIKV; this comes from the coding sequence ATGATAACTTTTCAGAATAAAAATGAATTTGTAAGAAAAAATATTAACTTGGAAGATACTTCCGTATCTACTCTTTTGATTCCTGATTATATGTATGAACAATTTCGTTTGAAAACGAAAAAGTATAAAGGAAATACGGCTGTCTACCTGCATAGCTTGCTTCGGCGGTTTCGAACGATTACCTACTCAGGCATGATACCTGAACCGGAGAAACTGAAAACTACTTACCAAGAACGGAATCTTGATTTGCGGAAAGTTAGCTTTAAACCTAAGAATGAGGATTGGGTAGAGTTAGGTGAGCTGGCTCTAGTTTATGGAAAATCTCGGTGTTGGATTTTTGTATTTTTACTGAGACTAGACCTCGTGAATACGTGGAGTTCTCTCGTAGAAGCTGGGTTGAAAAAAATAGTTCCTATGGTCAATAACCTTGAACTGGGGATTTTTCAAGAACTAGAGATGTTTTCGTATACCTTTGCACGGGGGTACCACATTAAGGTGTAA
- a CDS encoding FecR domain-containing protein, which translates to MKRIILNLCIVLSLVFYINCKEKKKEDNSLQAGFVTFVKGDNKLIAKDGKEEKIIREMLFFKEDTIVTGKDGIVDIQLSDGVLIRLKQNSRLKLQDILVKDNDTTINAKLKLESGIIFTKTTKKLNADSSFVIVTPTVVAGIRGTEFIVQDSEGKDQTLVSDGSVSLDTVDANGNPTGKELIIEEGKKGVVENDAIQSQELSPEDIAILKEDSQTIASITEDARAKMRDIVSKVKEQRAINRETLNEQLDKNKTDLDTLKENNQQLLNEQKQKGQESINETKAKTIEEKNSIKQNTNPDEIKGNTNTGEIKGSTTNQLDEIKNKTKIDKSQFAPK; encoded by the coding sequence ATGAAAAGAATTATTTTAAATTTGTGTATAGTTTTAAGTTTAGTTTTTTATATAAACTGCAAAGAGAAAAAAAAAGAGGACAATAGTTTGCAAGCAGGATTTGTTACTTTCGTAAAAGGGGATAACAAACTAATAGCGAAGGACGGAAAAGAAGAAAAAATAATTAGGGAGATGCTTTTCTTTAAAGAGGATACGATTGTCACCGGTAAAGATGGAATAGTCGACATACAGCTTTCGGATGGAGTATTAATTCGTCTCAAGCAAAATTCAAGATTAAAACTCCAGGACATTTTAGTGAAGGACAATGATACTACAATTAATGCGAAGTTAAAACTTGAATCTGGAATTATATTTACAAAAACTACAAAGAAGTTAAATGCGGATAGTAGTTTTGTAATTGTAACTCCGACTGTTGTTGCTGGGATTCGCGGAACTGAATTTATAGTACAGGATTCAGAGGGAAAAGATCAAACGTTAGTTTCCGATGGATCGGTAAGTTTAGATACAGTAGATGCAAATGGAAATCCTACTGGAAAAGAATTAATTATAGAGGAGGGGAAAAAGGGTGTAGTAGAGAATGATGCTATTCAGAGTCAAGAATTATCTCCGGAGGACATAGCGATATTAAAGGAAGATTCACAGACTATTGCTTCCATAACAGAAGATGCAAGGGCCAAGATGCGAGATATTGTAAGTAAAGTTAAGGAGCAAAGAGCAATTAACCGCGAAACCTTAAATGAACAACTAGATAAAAATAAAACAGACTTAGATACTTTAAAAGAAAACAACCAACAGTTATTGAATGAGCAAAAACAAAAAGGGCAAGAGTCAATCAATGAAACAAAAGCCAAAACGATCGAAGAAAAAAATTCTATAAAACAAAACACTAATCCAGATGAAATTAAGGGAAATACAAACACGGGTGAAATCAAAGGGAGCACAACGAATCAGTTAGACGAAATCAAAAATAAAACTAAAATTGATAAAAGTCAATTTGCTCCAAAATAA
- a CDS encoding META domain-containing protein, with amino-acid sequence MGLTHHPAVDQKEPIPIDWILEKMNGKSILTRNPTLTLRGDSISAYGGCNGGFGKLSLGNGKIKIRDIGVTSMACMEKGILEQESNYYTFLGQVDSYNLDKDRLVLTGKDVRLEFKKQELEKDVSIINTKWNLNSYSSQGMVSSLMRDSEIYLSFTEKEVTGFAGCSQFRAKVLIHKKETIFISNLEYREADCLDKAIKLQEDGFLIQFPKIKTYAIQGKQLTITTKEGENLYFIADN; translated from the coding sequence GTGGGTTTAACTCATCATCCTGCTGTCGATCAAAAAGAGCCAATTCCAATAGATTGGATTTTGGAAAAAATGAATGGAAAATCAATTTTGACACGGAACCCAACTTTGACTTTGCGTGGGGATAGTATAAGTGCTTATGGGGGTTGTAACGGAGGATTTGGCAAATTGTCTTTAGGGAATGGAAAAATCAAAATCAGAGATATCGGAGTTACTTCCATGGCATGTATGGAAAAAGGGATTTTGGAACAGGAGTCCAATTACTATACATTTTTGGGGCAAGTGGATTCATATAATTTGGACAAGGATAGATTGGTTTTAACTGGCAAAGATGTTCGATTGGAATTCAAGAAACAAGAGTTGGAGAAAGACGTTTCGATTATTAATACGAAATGGAATTTGAACTCTTATTCTAGCCAAGGAATGGTATCGAGTTTAATGCGTGATTCCGAGATATATTTAAGTTTTACAGAGAAAGAAGTTACAGGTTTTGCCGGCTGTAGCCAATTTAGAGCAAAAGTTTTGATCCATAAAAAAGAGACAATATTTATTTCCAATTTAGAATACAGGGAGGCTGACTGTCTAGATAAGGCGATTAAATTGCAGGAGGATGGATTTTTAATTCAATTTCCGAAAATCAAAACGTACGCAATTCAGGGAAAACAACTAACAATAACCACAAAGGAAGGAGAAAATCTATATTTTATAGCTGATAATTAG
- a CDS encoding rhomboid family intramembrane serine protease: MAKKKYANSFTLFGHSIFHPLNVILFFNVLVFIMQLNANLKMTYLFALTPELFLNGFYWQVFTYGFLHSTFFDLIPFHILMNMYGFYMLGMFIEPVIGKMKLVILYFAAQLGGGIFILGNALIAQYIVMPENIHQIMTIPTLGASGAVFGLLAVFGLLYPDKELLLLFIPIRAKNAVLVSLVIGFLLEIFSVAPISNMGHLGGAVVGFIFYFFAMRNLENKIIFKISVSRDEYEKAIERKNEPFKDQIAQNIKIREFMKTNSNLREQEEYLKPYQIPNANICVPDTYNTEDQFCLRCEWFGNCMLRKSRMEKGNHENQ, from the coding sequence ATGGCAAAAAAGAAATATGCGAATTCGTTTACCCTATTTGGGCATTCGATTTTCCATCCACTCAATGTAATTTTATTTTTCAATGTTTTGGTCTTTATAATGCAGCTCAATGCAAATTTAAAAATGACCTATCTATTTGCGTTAACTCCTGAATTGTTTCTAAATGGATTTTATTGGCAAGTTTTTACTTACGGATTTTTGCATTCGACGTTTTTTGATTTAATACCATTTCATATTTTAATGAATATGTACGGATTTTATATGTTAGGTATGTTTATTGAACCTGTGATTGGTAAAATGAAATTAGTCATTCTTTATTTTGCGGCACAACTAGGCGGTGGGATTTTTATTCTTGGAAATGCTTTGATAGCGCAATATATTGTTATGCCGGAAAATATACATCAAATTATGACAATTCCTACATTGGGAGCCAGCGGTGCTGTATTTGGTTTACTCGCAGTTTTTGGACTTTTATATCCCGATAAAGAATTACTTTTATTATTTATTCCCATTCGAGCAAAAAATGCAGTTCTCGTTTCTTTAGTAATTGGATTTTTATTAGAAATTTTTAGTGTTGCGCCAATTAGTAATATGGGTCATTTAGGTGGGGCAGTTGTTGGGTTTATTTTTTATTTTTTCGCGATGAGAAATTTAGAAAATAAAATAATTTTTAAAATTTCTGTAAGTAGAGATGAATATGAAAAAGCTATTGAAAGGAAAAATGAACCTTTCAAAGATCAAATAGCTCAAAATATAAAAATCAGGGAATTTATGAAAACAAATTCCAATTTACGAGAGCAAGAAGAATATTTAAAGCCATACCAAATTCCGAATGCAAATATTTGTGTTCCTGATACTTATAATACAGAAGACCAATTTTGTTTAAGATGTGAATGGTTTGGAAATTGTATGCTTCGAAAATCCAGAATGGAGAAGGGAAATCATGAAAATCAATAA